A region of Massilia sp. WG5 DNA encodes the following proteins:
- a CDS encoding sulfite exporter TauE/SafE family protein, with protein MVFDVDTFVPLAFIIAFAYTVFGLTGFGSSITAMPLLVQLIPLRTAVPLMLVFDLSAGLLLGLKNLRLIERREVLRILPFMLAGMGIGVFALMKAPERSLLVVLGLFILGFAGWSLLRRGVPKPLGAGWVLPFGLVGGMFTAMFGTGGPFYTIYLTRRLADKLALRATISGTIFFSGLARLALFSSAGLYHDHKLLVLAAMLLPCALGGLWLGSRLHAILPAERVVQAIWGVLILGGISLILRNI; from the coding sequence ATGGTTTTCGACGTAGATACCTTCGTACCGCTGGCCTTCATCATCGCCTTTGCCTATACGGTGTTCGGCCTGACCGGCTTCGGCTCGTCGATCACCGCGATGCCGCTGCTGGTGCAGCTGATCCCGCTGCGCACGGCGGTGCCGCTGATGCTGGTGTTCGACCTGAGCGCGGGCCTGCTGCTGGGGCTGAAGAACCTGCGCCTGATCGAACGCCGTGAAGTGCTGCGCATCCTGCCCTTCATGCTGGCCGGGATGGGCATCGGCGTGTTCGCCCTGATGAAGGCGCCGGAACGCAGCCTGCTGGTCGTACTGGGCCTGTTCATCCTCGGTTTTGCGGGCTGGAGCCTGCTGCGGCGCGGTGTTCCGAAGCCGCTGGGCGCCGGCTGGGTCCTGCCTTTCGGCCTGGTCGGCGGCATGTTCACCGCCATGTTCGGCACCGGCGGGCCGTTCTACACGATCTACCTGACCCGGCGCCTGGCCGACAAGCTGGCGCTGCGCGCCACCATCAGCGGCACGATCTTCTTCAGCGGCCTGGCGCGCCTGGCGCTGTTCTCGAGCGCCGGCCTGTACCACGACCACAAGCTGCTGGTGCTGGCCGCGATGCTGCTGCCATGCGCGCTGGGCGGCCTGTGGCTGGGCAGCCGGCTGCATGCGATCCTGCCGGCGGAACGCGTGGTGCAGGCCATCTGGGGTGTGCTGATCCTCGGCGGCATCAGCCTCATCCTGCGCAATATCTGA
- a CDS encoding amino acid ABC transporter ATP-binding protein, whose protein sequence is MIEIDKVSKWYGSFQVLSECSTQVARGDVVVVCGPSGSGKSTLIKTVNGLEPFQQGSIHVDGTSVGDPATRLPALRARIGMVFQNFELFPHLSVRDNLNLAQMKVLKRSRDEATANGLTYLERVGLLAHQDKFPSQLSGGQQQRVAIARALAMDPVAMLFDEPTSALDPEMVGEVLDVMTGLAADGMTMMVVTHEMGFARRVADRILFMDQGRIVEESAKEAFFEAPKSERAREFLARIIH, encoded by the coding sequence ATGATTGAAATAGACAAGGTCAGCAAGTGGTACGGCAGCTTCCAGGTGCTCAGCGAATGCAGTACGCAGGTGGCGCGCGGCGATGTGGTGGTGGTCTGCGGGCCCTCCGGTTCCGGCAAGTCGACCCTCATCAAGACCGTCAACGGCCTCGAACCTTTCCAGCAGGGCAGCATCCACGTCGACGGCACCTCGGTCGGCGATCCGGCCACCCGCCTGCCGGCGCTGCGCGCCCGGATCGGCATGGTGTTCCAGAACTTCGAGCTGTTCCCCCACCTGTCGGTGCGCGACAACCTGAACCTGGCCCAGATGAAGGTCCTGAAACGCTCGCGCGACGAGGCGACCGCGAACGGCCTGACCTACCTGGAGCGGGTCGGCCTGCTGGCGCACCAGGACAAGTTCCCGAGCCAGCTGTCGGGCGGCCAGCAGCAGCGGGTGGCGATCGCGCGCGCGCTGGCCATGGATCCGGTGGCGATGCTGTTCGACGAGCCGACCTCGGCGCTCGACCCGGAGATGGTAGGGGAGGTGCTGGACGTGATGACCGGCCTGGCCGCGGACGGCATGACCATGATGGTGGTGACCCACGAGATGGGCTTCGCGCGCAGGGTGGCCGACCGCATCCTGTTCATGGACCAGGGCCGCATCGTCGAGGAGAGCGCCAAGGAGGCGTTCTTCGAGGCGCCGAAATCGGAGCGGGCGCGCGAGTTCCTGGCGCGGATCATTCACTAG
- a CDS encoding CPBP family intramembrane glutamic endopeptidase — MHTVDDTESPIPFAIACAAGQFLLTILILKFGFSFAPPEAYGKVKLLAFASTIVYPLVLAHAFGLWKRLALGLGRIRPQPVFLAGLAAAALFLPWGLRSADGGKLASDFTLQFFNAFGEELLFRGVIFALLLSLPAWRGIVLNGLLFGAMHLIHGFMDTDWKTACSKMLVTSIAGMMFTAVRYRSGSLWLCVILHMALNLCMIYSKVQDAAESTVFLVERAANLIEIAVAAWVIFGARRTSAAPVAA, encoded by the coding sequence ATGCATACCGTCGACGACACCGAGTCCCCCATCCCCTTCGCCATCGCCTGCGCCGCCGGCCAGTTCCTGCTGACGATCCTGATCCTGAAATTCGGCTTCAGTTTCGCCCCGCCTGAAGCCTACGGCAAGGTCAAGCTGCTCGCCTTCGCCTCGACCATCGTGTATCCGCTGGTGCTGGCCCATGCCTTCGGGCTGTGGAAGCGGCTGGCGCTCGGCCTGGGCCGCATCCGTCCGCAGCCGGTCTTCCTCGCCGGCCTGGCGGCCGCCGCGCTGTTCCTGCCCTGGGGCCTGCGCAGCGCCGACGGCGGCAAGCTGGCCTCCGACTTCACGCTCCAGTTCTTCAATGCCTTTGGCGAGGAACTGCTGTTCCGCGGCGTGATCTTCGCGCTGCTGCTGTCGCTGCCGGCCTGGCGCGGCATCGTGCTGAACGGCCTGCTGTTCGGCGCCATGCACCTGATCCACGGTTTCATGGATACCGACTGGAAGACTGCCTGCTCGAAGATGCTGGTGACGTCCATCGCCGGCATGATGTTCACCGCCGTGCGCTACCGCAGCGGCAGCCTGTGGCTCTGCGTGATCCTGCACATGGCGCTGAACCTCTGCATGATCTACTCGAAGGTCCAGGATGCCGCCGAATCGACGGTATTCCTGGTGGAGCGCGCCGCCAACCTCATCGAGATCGCGGTGGCGGCCTGGGTGATCTTCGGCGCGCGCCGGACGTCCGCGGCGCCCGTCGCGGCCTGA
- a CDS encoding Gfo/Idh/MocA family protein: MTDEVRWGIFGTGKIAKAFARALKDTPGARLAGVGSRTIESAQAFANEFGAEFATKAYGSYEELAQAGDVDLIYVGTPHPAHVDNVRLALNAGKGVLCEKPFTMNRAEAEELVALARSRKLFLMEAMWTRFMPALAEVRRVVESGEIGKVTQVIADLGFKADFGHEHRVFNPVLGGGALLDLGIYPLSIAVALLGPVASVAAQAELGPTGVDEQTGFVLRHRDGGMSVCSCSLRARLPSELTIAGEQGHVRMNSMFHRAQTVTVARADGIARTVPTPYIGNGYVHEAIEAQRCWRAGLIESPGMTHEDTLALMGVMDEVRRQIGLRYTADLAAEPAAPNE; this comes from the coding sequence ATGACTGATGAGGTTCGATGGGGCATCTTCGGCACCGGCAAGATCGCCAAGGCCTTCGCCAGGGCATTGAAGGACACGCCGGGGGCAAGGCTGGCCGGCGTCGGCTCGCGCACGATCGAGAGCGCGCAGGCGTTTGCGAATGAATTCGGCGCGGAATTTGCCACCAAGGCCTATGGCTCGTACGAAGAACTGGCCCAGGCCGGCGACGTCGACCTGATCTACGTCGGTACGCCGCACCCGGCCCACGTCGACAACGTGCGCCTGGCCCTGAACGCCGGCAAGGGTGTGCTGTGCGAGAAGCCCTTCACCATGAACCGCGCCGAGGCCGAAGAGCTGGTGGCGCTGGCGCGCTCCAGAAAGCTGTTCCTGATGGAGGCGATGTGGACGCGCTTCATGCCGGCGCTGGCGGAAGTGCGGCGCGTGGTGGAGTCCGGCGAGATCGGCAAGGTCACCCAGGTGATCGCCGACCTCGGCTTCAAGGCGGACTTCGGCCACGAGCACCGTGTGTTCAACCCGGTGCTGGGCGGCGGCGCGCTGCTCGACCTGGGCATCTATCCGCTGTCGATCGCGGTGGCGCTGCTGGGCCCCGTGGCCTCGGTGGCGGCGCAGGCCGAGCTCGGCCCGACCGGCGTCGACGAGCAGACCGGCTTCGTGCTGCGCCACCGTGACGGCGGCATGTCGGTGTGCAGCTGCTCGCTGCGCGCGCGCCTGCCGAGCGAGCTGACGATCGCCGGCGAGCAGGGCCACGTGCGCATGAACAGCATGTTCCACCGCGCCCAGACCGTGACGGTAGCGCGCGCCGACGGCATCGCGCGCACCGTGCCCACGCCCTACATCGGCAACGGCTATGTGCACGAGGCGATCGAGGCGCAGCGCTGCTGGCGGGCGGGCCTGATCGAAAGCCCGGGCATGACCCACGAGGACACGCTGGCCCTGATGGGCGTGATGGACGAGGTGCGGCGCCAGATCGGCCTGCGCTATACAGCTGACCTCGCGGCCGAACCGGCTGCACCGAACGAATAA
- a CDS encoding DUF3025 domain-containing protein — protein MFEEIEWTHPWYDAVRPAFDSLAPEGGFIDRFNANAARLALQNHRGQPIRFVPQAALPVNTAYEEFIGATGCVPTRENLHDFFNGLVWQTFPLIKRELNALQAAQIAQAGIKQSRGPARDAATIFDENAALLLVRDSAAGRALVEGLRAHQWHGALVERRAMFGADAQVWLFGHALMEKLVAPRKAITAHTRVLFAPDAWFGLDWEDRRAWIDMQVAGQLCTEGLATSGFTPLPVLGVPGWWPGQDEAFYLDQTVFRPKRPAKDQT, from the coding sequence ATGTTCGAAGAGATCGAGTGGACGCATCCGTGGTACGACGCGGTGCGTCCCGCCTTCGACAGCCTGGCGCCGGAAGGCGGCTTCATTGATCGATTCAATGCGAACGCGGCCCGGCTCGCGCTGCAGAACCACCGCGGCCAGCCGATCCGCTTCGTGCCCCAGGCCGCGCTGCCTGTGAACACCGCCTACGAAGAATTCATCGGCGCCACCGGCTGCGTGCCGACGCGCGAGAACCTGCACGATTTCTTCAATGGCCTGGTGTGGCAAACCTTCCCGCTCATCAAGCGCGAGCTGAACGCGCTGCAGGCGGCCCAGATCGCGCAAGCCGGCATCAAGCAGTCGCGCGGACCGGCGCGCGACGCCGCCACCATCTTCGACGAGAACGCCGCCCTGCTGCTGGTGCGCGACAGCGCCGCCGGGCGCGCGCTGGTCGAGGGCCTGCGCGCCCACCAGTGGCACGGCGCGCTGGTCGAACGACGCGCCATGTTCGGCGCCGACGCCCAAGTCTGGCTGTTCGGCCACGCCCTGATGGAAAAGCTGGTGGCGCCGCGCAAGGCGATCACGGCGCATACGCGGGTGCTGTTCGCGCCCGACGCCTGGTTCGGCCTCGATTGGGAGGACCGGCGCGCCTGGATCGACATGCAGGTGGCCGGCCAGCTGTGCACCGAAGGCCTTGCCACCTCCGGCTTCACGCCGCTGCCGGTGCTGGGCGTGCCGGGCTGGTGGCCCGGGCAGGATGAAGCGTTTTATCTCGACCAGACCGTATTCCGGCCCAAGCGGCCGGCCAAAGACCAGACATAG
- a CDS encoding dicarboxylate/amino acid:cation symporter: MNNRNRLTTYIIVGLVLGIVAGYIAHTYLANAAGFADTLSLVTTLFLRLIKMIIAPLVFSTLVVGIAKMGDASEVGRIGVKALGWFIIASILSLTLGLVLVNLFRPGDAMAAAGHLPAVTESSGIAVTGLTLKEFITHLVPTSIADGMAKNEILQIVIFSIFFGTGAAAVGARATPLIDAIDGAAHVMLKVTSYVMNFAPVAVFAAVASVIAKSGVGVLSTYGVFMGEFYLGIALLWIVLIGIGILFVGPRILQLLRELREPTILAFTCASSEAAFPKTLEGLERFGVKNRLAAFVLPIGYSFNLDGSMMYCTFATLFIAQAYGIDVPLSTQLTMMLVLMLTSKGMAGVPRASLVVIAATLNQFHIPEAGLLLLLGIDHFLDMARSATNVIGNGIATAVVAKWEGELTDPKAAGKDIATAPLR; the protein is encoded by the coding sequence ATGAACAATCGAAACCGCCTGACCACTTACATCATCGTGGGGCTGGTGCTCGGCATCGTCGCCGGCTATATCGCGCACACCTACCTGGCCAACGCCGCCGGCTTCGCCGACACGCTGTCGCTGGTGACCACGCTGTTCCTCCGCCTGATCAAGATGATCATCGCGCCGCTGGTGTTCTCGACCCTGGTGGTCGGCATCGCCAAGATGGGCGACGCCTCGGAAGTCGGCCGCATCGGCGTCAAGGCGCTGGGCTGGTTCATCATCGCCTCGATCCTGTCGCTGACCCTGGGCCTGGTCCTGGTCAACCTGTTCCGTCCGGGCGATGCAATGGCCGCCGCCGGCCACCTGCCGGCCGTGACGGAATCCTCGGGCATCGCCGTGACCGGCCTGACGCTCAAGGAATTCATCACCCACCTGGTGCCGACCTCGATCGCGGACGGCATGGCCAAGAACGAGATCCTGCAGATCGTGATCTTCTCGATCTTCTTCGGCACCGGCGCCGCCGCCGTCGGTGCGCGCGCCACCCCGCTGATCGACGCCATCGACGGCGCCGCCCACGTGATGCTGAAAGTGACCAGCTACGTCATGAACTTCGCCCCGGTGGCGGTGTTCGCGGCGGTCGCCAGCGTGATCGCCAAGAGCGGTGTCGGCGTGCTGTCGACCTACGGCGTGTTCATGGGCGAGTTCTACCTCGGCATCGCCCTGCTCTGGATCGTGCTGATCGGGATCGGCATCCTGTTCGTCGGCCCGCGCATCCTGCAGCTGCTGCGCGAACTGCGCGAGCCGACCATCCTGGCCTTCACCTGCGCCTCGTCGGAAGCGGCGTTCCCGAAGACCCTGGAAGGCCTGGAGCGCTTCGGCGTGAAGAACCGCCTGGCCGCCTTCGTGCTGCCGATCGGCTACTCGTTCAATCTCGATGGTTCGATGATGTACTGCACCTTCGCGACCCTGTTCATCGCCCAGGCCTACGGCATCGACGTGCCGCTGTCGACCCAGCTGACCATGATGCTGGTGCTGATGCTGACCTCGAAAGGCATGGCCGGCGTGCCGCGCGCTTCGCTGGTGGTGATCGCCGCGACCCTGAACCAGTTCCATATCCCGGAAGCCGGCCTGCTGCTCCTGCTGGGCATCGACCACTTCCTGGACATGGCGCGCTCGGCCACCAACGTGATCGGCAACGGCATCGCCACCGCGGTGGTCGCGAAATGGGAAGGCGAACTGACCGACCCGAAAGCGGCCGGCAAGGACATCGCGACCGCGCCGCTGCGCTGA
- a CDS encoding 50S ribosome-binding protein YggL, whose amino-acid sequence MKRDPRSTGRTRRLNARQRKKMRVGEFKEHCFDIELVFNSPMRGEPYHDFINDFFGFLEQRGLLGGGFGGKEPFSETEGVIANIERGSPSEEDREAVVQWLRARPEVVDARARDFKDAWHGYGF is encoded by the coding sequence ATGAAACGCGATCCCCGCTCGACCGGCCGCACGCGCCGCCTGAACGCCCGCCAGCGCAAGAAGATGCGCGTCGGCGAATTCAAGGAGCACTGCTTCGACATCGAACTGGTATTCAACAGCCCGATGCGCGGTGAGCCCTACCACGACTTCATCAACGACTTCTTCGGCTTCCTCGAGCAGCGCGGCCTGCTGGGCGGCGGCTTCGGCGGCAAGGAGCCGTTCAGCGAGACCGAGGGCGTGATCGCCAACATCGAGCGCGGCTCGCCGAGCGAAGAAGACCGCGAGGCGGTGGTGCAGTGGCTGCGCGCCCGTCCGGAAGTGGTCGATGCGCGCGCCAGGGACTTCAAGGATGCGTGGCACGGCTACGGTTTCTGA
- a CDS encoding TetR/AcrR family transcriptional regulator, whose protein sequence is MSEAPDRRQQKTRVALHAAFRDLLLEHGYEGLRIGDVTARANVGRSTFYEHYRSMDDLLRASLQRPFLAFAQLVDRPATPETMDALAAQLRHFRENRQVGRVLLTWPTRPVMASSLAGQIADRLRGRCLPQALLPADLIARQVAEMQLALLDSWIAGRPAVELDAAVAALDRGTRALVKALSASE, encoded by the coding sequence ATGAGCGAAGCGCCGGACCGAAGGCAGCAAAAGACCCGCGTGGCATTGCATGCGGCGTTTCGCGACCTCCTGCTCGAGCATGGCTACGAGGGGCTCAGGATCGGCGACGTGACGGCAAGGGCGAATGTCGGACGCTCCACCTTCTACGAGCATTACCGCAGCATGGACGACCTGCTGCGCGCCAGTCTCCAGCGGCCTTTCCTGGCCTTTGCACAGCTGGTGGACAGGCCCGCCACCCCGGAGACCATGGACGCCCTGGCCGCGCAGCTGCGCCACTTCCGCGAAAACCGGCAGGTGGGGCGCGTGCTGCTGACCTGGCCGACCAGGCCGGTGATGGCATCGTCCCTGGCCGGGCAGATCGCCGACCGCCTGCGCGGCAGGTGCCTGCCGCAGGCCCTGCTTCCGGCGGACCTGATCGCGCGCCAGGTCGCCGAGATGCAGCTTGCGCTGCTGGACAGCTGGATCGCCGGCCGGCCCGCCGTCGAGCTGGACGCTGCGGTCGCCGCGCTGGACCGCGGCACCCGCGCCCTGGTCAAGGCACTGTCGGCTAGTGAATGA
- the recG gene encoding ATP-dependent DNA helicase RecG, with protein sequence MPATNANTAAKAATKPDAKPAQKSIESKLAKLGLRTDMDLVLHLPMRYEDETEIVPIREACLRGGHVSQVEGVVVKNEITYKPRKQLLVSIADETSDIQLRFMNFYGSQVKQLAEGTRVRARAEVRHGFFGAEMVHPVYKVVNEGAPLPASLTPVYPAGEGLSQTVLRRAIADAMKRVDWTDTVPRAVREKLSLAEFQPAVRLLHYPPPDVDENALIEKTHPAWTRVKFDELLAQQLSLKRAQQARREKGAPQLTSVGALSSSFLEALPFKLTNAQQRVVQEISKDLREGYPMQRLLQGDVGSGKTVVAALAAAQAIDSGYQAALMAPTEILAEQHFRKIAAWMEPLGVKVAWLTGSLKKKEKQAASEMAESGEANLVIGTHALIQDTVQFAKLGLVLVDEQHRFGVGQRLLLRNKGSDGLVPHQLMMSATPIPRTLAMTYYADLEVSVIDELPPGRTPIVTRAIDQNRRDEVIERVHAAALEGRQVYWVCPLIEESEALQLQTATDTYETLAASLPDLVVGLVHGRMKPAEKQVVMDAFSAGEVHVLVATTVIEVGVDVPNASLMVIEHAERFGLSQLHQLRGRVGRGSAASVCLLLYQSPLGQVAKQRLMTMRETTDGFEIARRDLEIRGPGEFLGARQSGEAMLRFANLETDQWIVEQARDVAAWLLGSDRPEAEAIVDAHLLRWLGGREEFLKV encoded by the coding sequence ATGCCCGCAACCAATGCAAACACTGCGGCCAAAGCCGCCACCAAGCCTGACGCGAAGCCGGCCCAGAAAAGCATCGAAAGCAAGCTCGCCAAGCTCGGCCTGCGCACCGACATGGACCTGGTGCTGCACCTGCCGATGCGCTACGAGGACGAAACCGAGATCGTGCCGATTCGCGAGGCCTGCCTGCGCGGCGGCCACGTGTCGCAGGTCGAAGGCGTCGTGGTCAAGAATGAAATCACCTACAAGCCGCGCAAGCAGCTGCTGGTGTCGATCGCCGACGAGACCTCCGACATCCAGCTGCGCTTCATGAACTTCTACGGCAGCCAGGTCAAGCAGCTGGCCGAGGGCACGCGCGTGCGTGCGCGCGCCGAAGTCCGGCACGGCTTCTTCGGCGCCGAGATGGTCCATCCGGTCTATAAAGTCGTCAACGAGGGCGCGCCGCTGCCGGCCTCGCTGACCCCGGTCTATCCGGCCGGCGAAGGGCTGTCGCAGACCGTGCTGCGGCGCGCGATCGCCGACGCCATGAAGCGCGTCGACTGGACCGACACGGTGCCGCGCGCGGTGCGCGAAAAACTGTCGCTGGCCGAATTCCAGCCGGCCGTGCGCCTGCTGCACTACCCGCCGCCGGACGTCGACGAGAATGCGCTGATCGAAAAAACCCACCCGGCCTGGACCCGCGTGAAATTCGACGAGCTGCTGGCGCAGCAGCTCTCGCTGAAACGCGCCCAGCAGGCGCGCCGCGAAAAAGGCGCACCGCAGCTGACCAGTGTGGGGGCGCTGTCCTCGAGCTTCCTGGAAGCGCTGCCGTTCAAGCTGACCAATGCCCAGCAGCGCGTGGTGCAGGAGATCAGCAAGGACCTGCGCGAGGGCTATCCGATGCAGCGCCTGCTGCAGGGCGACGTCGGCAGCGGCAAGACCGTGGTCGCCGCGCTGGCGGCCGCCCAGGCCATCGACAGCGGCTACCAGGCGGCCCTGATGGCGCCGACCGAGATCCTGGCCGAGCAGCACTTCCGCAAGATCGCGGCCTGGATGGAGCCGCTGGGCGTGAAAGTCGCCTGGCTGACCGGCAGCCTGAAAAAGAAGGAGAAGCAGGCCGCCAGCGAGATGGCCGAATCGGGAGAAGCGAACCTGGTGATCGGCACCCACGCGCTCATTCAGGACACCGTGCAGTTCGCGAAGCTGGGCCTGGTGCTGGTCGACGAACAGCACCGCTTCGGCGTCGGCCAGCGCCTCCTGCTCCGCAACAAGGGCAGCGACGGCCTGGTGCCGCACCAGCTCATGATGTCCGCGACGCCAATCCCGCGCACGCTGGCGATGACGTATTACGCCGACCTGGAAGTGTCGGTCATCGACGAGCTGCCGCCGGGCCGCACGCCGATTGTCACGCGTGCGATCGACCAGAACCGGCGCGACGAAGTCATCGAGCGCGTGCACGCCGCCGCGCTGGAGGGCCGCCAGGTCTACTGGGTGTGCCCGCTGATCGAAGAGTCGGAAGCGCTGCAGCTGCAGACCGCCACCGACACCTACGAGACCCTAGCCGCGTCCCTGCCCGACCTGGTCGTCGGCCTGGTGCACGGCCGCATGAAGCCGGCCGAGAAGCAGGTGGTCATGGATGCCTTCTCGGCCGGCGAGGTGCACGTGCTGGTGGCGACCACCGTGATCGAGGTCGGGGTCGACGTGCCGAACGCCTCGCTGATGGTGATCGAGCATGCGGAGCGCTTCGGCCTGTCGCAGCTGCACCAGCTGCGCGGCCGCGTGGGGCGCGGCTCGGCGGCCAGTGTGTGCCTGCTGCTGTATCAGAGCCCGCTCGGCCAGGTCGCCAAGCAGCGTTTGATGACGATGCGCGAGACCACCGACGGCTTCGAGATCGCACGCCGCGACCTCGAGATCCGCGGCCCCGGCGAATTCCTCGGCGCGCGCCAGTCCGGCGAGGCCATGCTGCGCTTCGCCAACCTGGAAACCGACCAGTGGATCGTCGAACAGGCGCGCGACGTGGCAGCCTGGCTGCTCGGCTCCGATCGTCCGGAGGCGGAGGCGATCGTGGATGCGCACCTGCTGCGCTGGCTGGGTGGGCGGGAGGAATTCCTGAAGGTGTAA
- the queA gene encoding tRNA preQ1(34) S-adenosylmethionine ribosyltransferase-isomerase QueA: MYSLSDFDFDLPPGRIAQVPLPDRSASRLLQLDGDRITDRHFADIVDQLQAGDVLVMNNTRVLKARFFGQKDSGGQVEVLVERVLDSRTVLAQVRASKSPKPGTRIRLADAFDVTAGERAGEFFTLHFPENGGDVFELIEAHGRLPLPPYIEHDADDFDEQRYQTVYSKEPGAVAAPTAGLHFDQPLLDRLAAKGVGIAYVTLHVGAGTFQPVRVENLAEHNMHSEWYTIPQETVDAVRAAQAAGRDVVAVGTTSLRALESASQSGQLEAGSADTRLFITPGYRFKTVTRLITNFHLPKSTLMMLVSAFAGYDEIRKAYAHAIASEYRFFSYGDAMLLTRKD, encoded by the coding sequence ATGTACTCCCTCTCCGATTTCGATTTCGACCTGCCGCCCGGGCGCATCGCCCAGGTGCCGCTGCCGGACCGCAGCGCTTCGCGCCTGCTGCAGCTCGACGGCGACCGCATCACCGACCGCCACTTTGCCGACATCGTCGACCAGCTCCAGGCCGGCGACGTGCTGGTGATGAACAATACGCGAGTGCTGAAGGCGCGCTTCTTCGGCCAGAAGGACTCCGGCGGCCAGGTCGAGGTGCTGGTCGAGCGCGTGCTCGACAGCCGTACCGTGCTGGCGCAGGTCCGCGCGTCGAAGTCGCCCAAGCCGGGCACCCGCATCCGCCTGGCCGACGCCTTCGACGTCACCGCGGGCGAGCGCGCCGGCGAGTTCTTCACCCTGCATTTCCCTGAAAACGGCGGCGACGTGTTCGAGCTGATCGAGGCCCACGGCCGCCTGCCGCTGCCGCCCTACATCGAGCACGACGCCGACGATTTCGACGAGCAGCGTTACCAGACCGTCTATTCGAAGGAGCCGGGCGCCGTCGCCGCGCCGACCGCCGGCCTGCACTTCGACCAGCCGCTGCTGGACAGGCTGGCCGCGAAGGGCGTCGGCATCGCCTACGTGACCCTGCACGTGGGCGCCGGCACCTTCCAGCCGGTGCGCGTCGAGAACCTGGCCGAGCACAATATGCACAGCGAGTGGTACACGATCCCGCAAGAGACGGTGGATGCCGTGCGCGCCGCCCAGGCCGCGGGCCGCGATGTGGTGGCGGTCGGCACGACCTCGCTGCGCGCGCTGGAATCGGCCTCGCAATCCGGCCAGCTGGAGGCCGGCAGCGCCGATACCAGGCTGTTCATCACCCCGGGTTACCGGTTCAAGACGGTCACCCGCCTGATCACCAACTTCCACCTGCCCAAGTCGACCCTGATGATGCTGGTCTCGGCCTTTGCCGGCTACGACGAGATCCGCAAGGCCTACGCGCACGCGATCGCCAGCGAATACCGCTTCTTCAGCTATGGCGACGCGATGCTGCTCACCCGTAA
- the pyrC gene encoding dihydroorotase, with amino-acid sequence MSTIESPDTITLIRPDDWHLHLRDGASMASVLPHTARQFARAIVMPNLKPPVTTAADASAYRDRILAALPQGMQFEPLMTLYLTDNTDPDEIRRAQDTGFIHAVKLYPAGATTNSAAGVTDLRKCYKTLEVMQEVDMPLLVHGEVTNHDIDLFDREAVFIERVMRPLRRDFPELKIVFEHITTRDAAQYVAEAEGPIAATITAHHLLYNRNEIFKGGINPHYYCLPVLKREEHRLALVTAATSGDERFFLGTDSAPHAVHAKESACGCAGCYTALHALELYATAFEQAGALDKLEAFASLNGPNFYGLPVNEGTVTLKRESWTIPASVPMGEQQLVPLDAGQQLHWKML; translated from the coding sequence ATGTCCACCATCGAATCCCCCGACACCATTACCCTCATCCGCCCCGACGACTGGCACCTGCACCTGCGCGACGGCGCGTCCATGGCCAGCGTGCTGCCGCACACCGCGCGCCAGTTCGCCCGCGCGATCGTCATGCCGAACCTGAAACCGCCGGTGACCACCGCCGCCGATGCATCCGCCTACCGCGACCGCATCCTGGCCGCGCTGCCGCAGGGGATGCAATTCGAGCCGCTGATGACGCTGTACCTGACCGACAACACGGACCCGGACGAGATTCGCCGCGCCCAGGACACCGGCTTCATCCACGCGGTAAAACTGTACCCGGCCGGCGCCACCACCAATTCGGCGGCCGGCGTGACCGACCTGCGCAAGTGCTACAAGACGCTGGAAGTGATGCAGGAAGTCGACATGCCGCTGCTGGTGCACGGCGAAGTCACGAATCACGACATCGACCTGTTCGACCGCGAAGCCGTGTTCATCGAGCGCGTGATGCGCCCGCTGCGCCGCGACTTCCCGGAACTGAAGATCGTGTTCGAGCACATCACCACCCGCGACGCCGCCCAGTACGTGGCCGAGGCCGAAGGCCCGATCGCCGCCACCATCACGGCGCACCACCTGCTGTACAACCGCAACGAGATCTTCAAGGGCGGGATCAACCCGCACTACTACTGCCTGCCGGTGCTCAAGCGCGAGGAACACCGCCTGGCGCTGGTGACCGCGGCGACCAGCGGCGACGAGCGCTTCTTCCTCGGCACCGACTCCGCGCCGCACGCCGTGCACGCCAAGGAGAGCGCCTGCGGCTGCGCCGGCTGCTACACGGCCCTGCACGCGCTCGAGCTGTACGCCACCGCCTTCGAACAGGCCGGCGCGCTGGATAAACTGGAAGCCTTCGCCAGCCTGAACGGCCCGAACTTCTACGGCCTGCCGGTCAACGAGGGCACGGTTACCCTGAAGCGCGAATCCTGGACCATCCCGGCCAGCGTGCCGATGGGCGAGCAGCAGCTGGTGCCGCTCGACGCCGGCCAGCAGCTCCACTGGAAGATGCTGTAA